A window of Hordeum vulgare subsp. vulgare chromosome 5H, MorexV3_pseudomolecules_assembly, whole genome shotgun sequence genomic DNA:
GAGCTCATTTTTAAGTAAGTGCTCTCATTCCTTGGGGTGCCATCAGATGGCCAAAATCGATATCTTTGTTGCAACAGGAGTTACAGGACACTGTCTGGTATCTTGCATTTCATCTAGTTAGTATTCAGTCAGTTTTATGCAGAAAAATGAGAAATTATTCAGAGATTATTGACGAAAaatggtccccccccccccccccgctttatattacttcctccgttcctaaatataagtctttttagagttttcactaaaaaactacatacggatgtatatagacatacaatagagtatagattcactcattttcctCTGTATATAGTCTCCTAGTGGAATCtcttcaaagacttatatttaggaacggagggagtataaagcaATTGCCACCACGATACATCCGAGCATGGCTGGAGATTGTGAAAGAACTAAGTTTTAATTAAGGGCCCGTGTGTTTTTTCATGCCGTCAGATGGTCTTTATTGCAAGAGTTCACTATCAGGTGCATTTGATCTAATAATCTGCTCTGCCTTCCTTTCCCGAGCTATTATTCTGTGTCTTCAAAGATATCATGCTTTCTTCTGACAATGTTCAATATTACCATATTAATCGGAACTATTTTGTTCTTTCTGTAGGGGGATGCAATGGGCCATCAAGACTATGGGAGACGACAATCCTGACAATTCAGGCAATAGCACTCGGCTGTTTAATGCAATTCAATCTTTTTTAAAGAAGTTGTCTGGCAAGCTGAAGAAAGTAAGTAGAGGGTTTCCAGTAAAGATCCTATGCTTTCTGATAGGATTTTACTGTGCCACGGCATTTGCTACCGTCATCGGGCAAACAGGCGACTGGGACATACTTTCTGCTGGCCTTGCTGTTGCCATCGTCGAGGTTATTGGCGCTCTCATGTACAGGGCTTCCTTTGCTCTTCTTGGCAGGATGAAGAATATAATCTCCATATTCAATTATTGGAAAGCCGGGCTCACACTTGGATTGTTCTTGGATTCATTTAAGTATGAAGTGGACGAACTCCTTGAATCATGTAGTCCGTTCAACTTTGAGATTATTATATTTACTGGGCTTTGGTAAATTTTTGCTCCAGATTTTAGCACGTTGGTTCATCCGCCAAATTTTGCCCAAATTACGCCTGCTCCTGCGTCCATGACGACCCTGATGGCGCATTTGCATCCATGATGATCCCAATGGCGCATTCCTCACGTCGGACGCTCCGCTCCCTCCTCTGGTCTTGGCATCCTGCCAAGCTCCAAGACAGCCTGCACACCATCATCTCCATTGGAATGGTGCTGAGCAAGGCAGCTTCTGAGCTCAAGGTAGTATCAGTGACCAATCTCTCTGTAGAACTTAATCTGAATTTTGACACCTTTCTGGAAGTTGTAAATTTCAGCTGCTGACTAATGGTCCAGGTCCATGCCTTGCTGTTTGCAGAGCGCGAAAGTGGGAAAAGAGTGCGGCTTGCGGGTATATACGCTGAAGTTCTTGGCGAGGCACGGCCCTCACAAGACGTGTTGACCTGCAGCAAAGGGTGAAGTCAAGGTGCAAGTCAGATGTTGAGAGACCGCAGCTGGTAGCTGTATATCAAATTGTAGTTAGCCATTGGCGACTTATGATTGAATGATATATTGATTGTATATATGCAAGCGGCTTATGATTGGCAGATTGGTTGTATACAAGCATGCGTGTTCATGGATTTTCATAGATGGCAAAAACACTTTTCATGCGCAGATAGGCAATCCCAGTAGGCTAGAAAACTTCTTTCTGTTCTCTGTACAATCCCAAAATGGATCGGGTTCCACTATCTTTTTTTTAAACGTGGGGCAAAAGATTTGCCCCTTTTCATTAATTAAGAGAGGAAGAAGTCAGGCAAGGCTACATTGATATAGAGAAATAACAGGCTCCCAACAGGGAGCAGACCACATGAAAAAAGACCCTATTGTCCTGGCAGAATGTTCCCTAGATGTTTCACACCCGCCCTAGATGTTTCACACCCGCAATAGCCCACAGTCCCGCCACACCCTCGATGGTGCAGGGAAGGATGGTTGGTGGTGTGGATTTGCTCCTTAAAACCCTTGCGTTCCTTTCATCCCAAATTGTATTGCAAACCAGCA
This region includes:
- the LOC123395173 gene encoding uncharacterized protein ycf20 isoform X2; protein product: MSALRLCKGAVKPSPPGCRCWSGLSRSRNLLAAASSRAPRGAAAVACRRKKQQGSFPLVQASPSFGRSTRGMQWAIKTMGDDNPDNSGNSTRLFNAIQSFLKKLSGKLKKVSRGFPVKILCFLIGFYCATAFATVIGQTGDWDILSAGLAVAIVEVIGALMYRASFALLGRMKNIISIFNYWKAGLTLGLFLDSFKF
- the LOC123395173 gene encoding ycf20-like protein isoform X1 encodes the protein MSALRLCKGAVKPSPPGCRCWSGLSRSRNLLAAASSRAPRGAAAVACRRKKQQGSFPLVQASPSFGRSTRGMQWAIKTMGDDNPDNSGNSTRLFNAIQSFLKKLSGKLKKVSRGFPVKILCFLIGFYCATAFATVIGQTGDWDILSAGLAVAIVEVIGALMYRASFALLGRMKNIISIFNYWKAGLTLGLFLDSFKYEVDELLESCSPFNFEIIIFTGLW